The following coding sequences lie in one Camelus bactrianus isolate YW-2024 breed Bactrian camel chromosome 8, ASM4877302v1, whole genome shotgun sequence genomic window:
- the BCLAF1 gene encoding bcl-2-associated transcription factor 1 isoform X9: MGRSNSRSHSSRSKSRSQSSSRSRSRSHSRKKRYRSRSRTYSRSRSRDRIYSRDYRRDYRNNRGMRRPYGYRGRGRGYYQGGGGRYHRGGYRPVWNRRHSRSPRRGRSRSRSPKRRSVSSQRSRSRSRRSYRSSRSPRSSSSRSSSPYSKSPVSKRRGSQEKQTKKAEGEPQEESPLKSKSQEEPKDTFEHDPSESVDEFNKSSATSGDIWPGLSAYDNSPRSPHSPSPIATPPSQSSSCSDAPMLSTVHSAKNTPSQHSHSIQHSPERSGSGSVGNGSSRYSPSQNSPIHHIPSRRSPAKTITPQNAPRDEARGRSSFYPDGGDQETAKTGKFLKSPPLHKNLDAREKSTFREESPLRIKMIASDSHRPEVKLKMAPVPLDDSNRPASLTKDRLLASTLVHSVKKEQEFRSIFDHIKLPQASKSTSESFIQHIVSLVHHVKEQYFKSPAMTLNERFTSYQKATEEHSTRQKSPEIHRRIDISPSALRKHTRLAGEERVFKEENQKGDKKLRCDSADLRHDIDRRRKERSKERGDSKGSRESSGSRKQEKTPKDYKEYKSYKDDSKHKSREQDHSRSSSSSASPSSPSSREEKESKKEREEEFKTHHELKEYSGFAGVSRPRGTFHDDRDDGVDYWAKRGRGRGTFQRGRGRFNFKKSGSSPKWTHDKYQGDGIVEDEEETMENNEEKKDRRKEEKE; encoded by the exons ATGGGTCGCTCCAATTCTAGATCACATTCTTCAAGATCAAAATCTAGATCACAGTCTAGTTCTCGATCAAGATCAAGATCACACTCTAGGAAGAAGAGATACAG GTCTCGTTCCAGGACATATTCAAGATCTCGTAGTAGAGATCGTATTTATTCTAGAGATTATCGCCGAGATTACAGAAATAATAGAGGAATGAGGCGACCTTATGGGTACAGAGGAAGGGGTAGAGGGTATTACCAAGGAGGAGGAGGTAGATATCATCGAGGTGGATATAGACCTGTCTGGAATAGAAGACACTCCAGGAGTCCTAGACGAGGTCGTTCACGTTCCAGGAGTCCAAAAAGAAGATCTGTTTCTTCTCAAAGATCCCGAAGCAGATCTCGCCGGTCATATAGATCCTCTAGGTCTCCAAGATCATCGTCTTCTCGTTCTTCGTCCCCGTATAGCAAATCTCCTGTCTCTAAAAGACGAGGGTCtcaggaaaaacaaaccaaaaaagctGAAGGGGAGCCCCAAGAAGAGAGTCCTCTGAAAAGTAAATCGCAGGAGGAACCGAAAGATACATTTGAACATGACCCTTCTGAATCTGTGGATGAGTTTAATAAATCATCAGCCACATCTGGTGATATTTGGCCTGGCCTTTCAGCGTATGATAATAGTCCCAGATCGCCCCATAGTCCTTCACCAATCGCTACACCACCTAGTCAGAGTTCATCTTGCTCTGATGCCCCCATGCTCAGTACAGTCCACTCTGCAAAAAACACCCCCTCTCAGCATTCACATTCCATTCAGCATAGTCCTGAAAGGTCTGGGTCTGGTTCTGTTGGAAATGGATCTAGTAGATACAGTCCTTCACAGAATAGTCCAATTCATCACATCCCTTCACGAAGAAGCCCTGCAAAGACAATCACACCACAGAATGCTCCAAGAGATGAGGCTAGGGGACGTTCCTCATTTTATCCTGATGGTGGAGATCAGGAGACTGCAAAAACAGGAAAATTCTTAAAAAG TCCCCCTCTACACAAGAATCTGGATGCACGAGAAAAGTCTACCTTCAGAGAGGAGAGCCCACTTAGGATCAAAATGATAGCCAGTGATTCTCACCGTCCTGAAGTCAAACTCAAAATGGCACCGGTTCCTCTTGATGATTCTAACAG ACCTGCTTCCTTGACTAAAGACAGGCTACTTGCTAGTACACTTGTCCATTCTGTCAAGAAGGAGCAAGAATTCCGATCCATCTTTGACCACATTAAGTTGCCACAGGCCAGCAAAAGCACTTCAGagtcatttattcaacacattgTGTCCTTGGTTCATCATGTTAAAG AGCAATACTTCAAATCACCTGCAATGACCCTAAACGAGAGATTCACTTCATATCAGAAAGCCACTGAAGAACATAGTACCCGGCAAAAGAGCCCTGAGATACACAG GAGAATTGACATCTCTCCAAGTGCCCTGAGGAAGCATACGCGTTTAGCAGGGGAAGAGAgagtttttaaggaagaaaatcaaaag GGAGATAAAAAATTAAGGTGTGATTCTGCTGATCTTCGACATGACATTGATCGtcggagaaaagaaagaagtaaagaacGGGGGGATTCCAAGGGCTCCAGGGAATCCAGTGGAtcaagaaagcaggaaaaaactCCAAAAGATTACAAGGAATACAAATCTTACAAAGATGACAG taaACATAAAAGTAGAGAGCAAGATCATTCTCGATCTTCATCCTCTTCAGCATCACCTTCTTCTCCCAGTTCTCGAGAAGAAAAGGAGagtaagaaggaaagagaagaagaatttAAAACTCACCATGAACTGAAAGAATACTCAGGCTTTGCAGGAGTTAGCCGACCACGAGGAACCTTT catgatgacagagatgatggtGTGGATTATTGGGCCAAAAGAGGAAGAGGTCGTGGTACCTTTCAGCGTGGCAGAGGGCGCTTTAACTTCAAAAAATCAGGTAGCAGTCCAAAATGGACTCATGATAAATACCAAGGGGACGGGATTGTTGAAGATGAAGAGGAGACCAtggaaaataatgaagaaaagaagGACAGGCGCAAAGAAGAAAAG gaataa
- the BCLAF1 gene encoding bcl-2-associated transcription factor 1 isoform X6, with translation MGRSNSRSHSSRSKSRSQSSSRSRSRSHSRKKRYSSRSRSRTYSRSRSRDRIYSRDYRRDYRNNRGMRRPYGYRGRGRGYYQGGGGRYHRGGYRPVWNRRHSRSPRRGRSRSRSPKRRSVSSQRSRSRSRRSYRSSRSPRSSSSRSSSPYSKSPVSKRRGSQEKQTKKAEGEPQEESPLKSKSQEEPKDTFEHDPSESVDEFNKSSATSGDIWPGLSAYDNSPRSPHSPSPIATPPSQSSSCSDAPMLSTVHSAKNTPSQHSHSIQHSPERSGSGSVGNGSSRYSPSQNSPIHHIPSRRSPAKTITPQNAPRDEARGRSSFYPDGGDQETAKTGKFLKSPPLHKNLDAREKSTFREESPLRIKMIASDSHRPEVKLKMAPVPLDDSNRPASLTKDRLLASTLVHSVKKEQEFRSIFDHIKLPQASKSTSESFIQHIVSLVHHVKEQYFKSPAMTLNERFTSYQKATEEHSTRQKSPEIHRRIDISPSALRKHTRLAGEERVFKEENQKGDKKLRCDSADLRHDIDRRRKERSKERGDSKGSRESSGSRKQEKTPKDYKEYKSYKDDSKHKSREQDHSRSSSSSASPSSPSSREEKESKKEREEEFKTHHELKEYSGFAGVSRPRGTFFRIRGRGRARGVFAGTNTGPNNSNTTFQKRPKEEEWDPEYTPKSKKYFLHDDRDDGVDYWAKRGRGRGTFQRGRGRFNFKKSGSSPKWTHDKYQGDGIVEDEEETMENNEEKKDRRKEEKE, from the exons ATGGGTCGCTCCAATTCTAGATCACATTCTTCAAGATCAAAATCTAGATCACAGTCTAGTTCTCGATCAAGATCAAGATCACACTCTAGGAAGAAGAGATACAG ttctAGGTCTCGTTCCAGGACATATTCAAGATCTCGTAGTAGAGATCGTATTTATTCTAGAGATTATCGCCGAGATTACAGAAATAATAGAGGAATGAGGCGACCTTATGGGTACAGAGGAAGGGGTAGAGGGTATTACCAAGGAGGAGGAGGTAGATATCATCGAGGTGGATATAGACCTGTCTGGAATAGAAGACACTCCAGGAGTCCTAGACGAGGTCGTTCACGTTCCAGGAGTCCAAAAAGAAGATCTGTTTCTTCTCAAAGATCCCGAAGCAGATCTCGCCGGTCATATAGATCCTCTAGGTCTCCAAGATCATCGTCTTCTCGTTCTTCGTCCCCGTATAGCAAATCTCCTGTCTCTAAAAGACGAGGGTCtcaggaaaaacaaaccaaaaaagctGAAGGGGAGCCCCAAGAAGAGAGTCCTCTGAAAAGTAAATCGCAGGAGGAACCGAAAGATACATTTGAACATGACCCTTCTGAATCTGTGGATGAGTTTAATAAATCATCAGCCACATCTGGTGATATTTGGCCTGGCCTTTCAGCGTATGATAATAGTCCCAGATCGCCCCATAGTCCTTCACCAATCGCTACACCACCTAGTCAGAGTTCATCTTGCTCTGATGCCCCCATGCTCAGTACAGTCCACTCTGCAAAAAACACCCCCTCTCAGCATTCACATTCCATTCAGCATAGTCCTGAAAGGTCTGGGTCTGGTTCTGTTGGAAATGGATCTAGTAGATACAGTCCTTCACAGAATAGTCCAATTCATCACATCCCTTCACGAAGAAGCCCTGCAAAGACAATCACACCACAGAATGCTCCAAGAGATGAGGCTAGGGGACGTTCCTCATTTTATCCTGATGGTGGAGATCAGGAGACTGCAAAAACAGGAAAATTCTTAAAAAG TCCCCCTCTACACAAGAATCTGGATGCACGAGAAAAGTCTACCTTCAGAGAGGAGAGCCCACTTAGGATCAAAATGATAGCCAGTGATTCTCACCGTCCTGAAGTCAAACTCAAAATGGCACCGGTTCCTCTTGATGATTCTAACAG ACCTGCTTCCTTGACTAAAGACAGGCTACTTGCTAGTACACTTGTCCATTCTGTCAAGAAGGAGCAAGAATTCCGATCCATCTTTGACCACATTAAGTTGCCACAGGCCAGCAAAAGCACTTCAGagtcatttattcaacacattgTGTCCTTGGTTCATCATGTTAAAG AGCAATACTTCAAATCACCTGCAATGACCCTAAACGAGAGATTCACTTCATATCAGAAAGCCACTGAAGAACATAGTACCCGGCAAAAGAGCCCTGAGATACACAG GAGAATTGACATCTCTCCAAGTGCCCTGAGGAAGCATACGCGTTTAGCAGGGGAAGAGAgagtttttaaggaagaaaatcaaaag GGAGATAAAAAATTAAGGTGTGATTCTGCTGATCTTCGACATGACATTGATCGtcggagaaaagaaagaagtaaagaacGGGGGGATTCCAAGGGCTCCAGGGAATCCAGTGGAtcaagaaagcaggaaaaaactCCAAAAGATTACAAGGAATACAAATCTTACAAAGATGACAG taaACATAAAAGTAGAGAGCAAGATCATTCTCGATCTTCATCCTCTTCAGCATCACCTTCTTCTCCCAGTTCTCGAGAAGAAAAGGAGagtaagaaggaaagagaagaagaatttAAAACTCACCATGAACTGAAAGAATACTCAGGCTTTGCAGGAGTTAGCCGACCACGAGGAACCTTT TTTCGAATtagaggcagaggaagagccaGAGGAGTTTTTGCTGGGACAAATACTGGTCCAAACAACTCAAATACTACTTTTCAAAAGAGACCGAAGGAAGAGGAATGGGATCCAGAATATACCCCAAAGAGCAAGAAGTACTTCTTG catgatgacagagatgatggtGTGGATTATTGGGCCAAAAGAGGAAGAGGTCGTGGTACCTTTCAGCGTGGCAGAGGGCGCTTTAACTTCAAAAAATCAGGTAGCAGTCCAAAATGGACTCATGATAAATACCAAGGGGACGGGATTGTTGAAGATGAAGAGGAGACCAtggaaaataatgaagaaaagaagGACAGGCGCAAAGAAGAAAAG gaataa
- the BCLAF1 gene encoding bcl-2-associated transcription factor 1 isoform X5 codes for MGRSNSRSHSSRSKSRSQSSSRSRSRSHSRKKRYSSRSRSRTYSRSRSRDRIYSRDYRRDYRNNRGMRRPYGYRGRGRGYYQGGGGRYHRGGYRPVWNRRHSRSPRRGRSRSRSPKRRSVSSQRSRSRSRRSYRSSRSPRSSSSRSSSPYSKSPVSKRRGSQEKQTKKAEGEPQEESPLKSKSQEEPKDTFEHDPSESVDEFNKSSATSGDIWPGLSAYDNSPRSPHSPSPIATPPSQSSSCSDAPMLSTVHSAKNTPSQHSHSIQHSPERSGSGSVGNGSSRYSPSQNSPIHHIPSRRSPAKTITPQNAPRDEARGRSSFYPDGGDQETAKTGKFLKRFTDEESRVFLLDRGNTRDKEAPKEKGSEKGRAEGEWEDQEALDYFSDKESGKQKFNDSEGDDTEETEDYRQFRKSVLADQGKNFATTSHRNTEEEGPKYKSKVSLKGNRESDGFREEKNYKLKETGYVVERPSTTKDKHKEDDKNSERITVKKETQSPEQVKSEKLKDLFDYSPPLHKNLDAREKSTFREESPLRIKMIASDSHRPEVKLKMAPVPLDDSNRPASLTKDRLLASTLVHSVKKEQEFRSIFDHIKLPQASKSTSESFIQHIVSLVHHVKEQYFKSPAMTLNERFTSYQKATEEHSTRQKSPEIHRRIDISPSALRKHTRLAGEERVFKEENQKGDKKLRCDSADLRHDIDRRRKERSKERGDSKGSRESSGSRKQEKTPKDYKEYKSYKDDSKNVFVFYTAYGG; via the exons ATGGGTCGCTCCAATTCTAGATCACATTCTTCAAGATCAAAATCTAGATCACAGTCTAGTTCTCGATCAAGATCAAGATCACACTCTAGGAAGAAGAGATACAG ttctAGGTCTCGTTCCAGGACATATTCAAGATCTCGTAGTAGAGATCGTATTTATTCTAGAGATTATCGCCGAGATTACAGAAATAATAGAGGAATGAGGCGACCTTATGGGTACAGAGGAAGGGGTAGAGGGTATTACCAAGGAGGAGGAGGTAGATATCATCGAGGTGGATATAGACCTGTCTGGAATAGAAGACACTCCAGGAGTCCTAGACGAGGTCGTTCACGTTCCAGGAGTCCAAAAAGAAGATCTGTTTCTTCTCAAAGATCCCGAAGCAGATCTCGCCGGTCATATAGATCCTCTAGGTCTCCAAGATCATCGTCTTCTCGTTCTTCGTCCCCGTATAGCAAATCTCCTGTCTCTAAAAGACGAGGGTCtcaggaaaaacaaaccaaaaaagctGAAGGGGAGCCCCAAGAAGAGAGTCCTCTGAAAAGTAAATCGCAGGAGGAACCGAAAGATACATTTGAACATGACCCTTCTGAATCTGTGGATGAGTTTAATAAATCATCAGCCACATCTGGTGATATTTGGCCTGGCCTTTCAGCGTATGATAATAGTCCCAGATCGCCCCATAGTCCTTCACCAATCGCTACACCACCTAGTCAGAGTTCATCTTGCTCTGATGCCCCCATGCTCAGTACAGTCCACTCTGCAAAAAACACCCCCTCTCAGCATTCACATTCCATTCAGCATAGTCCTGAAAGGTCTGGGTCTGGTTCTGTTGGAAATGGATCTAGTAGATACAGTCCTTCACAGAATAGTCCAATTCATCACATCCCTTCACGAAGAAGCCCTGCAAAGACAATCACACCACAGAATGCTCCAAGAGATGAGGCTAGGGGACGTTCCTCATTTTATCCTGATGGTGGAGATCAGGAGACTGCAAAAACAGGAAAATTCTTAAAAAG GTTCACAGATGAAGAGTCTAGAGTATTCCTGCTTGATAGGGGTAATACCAGGGATAAAGAGGCTCCCAAGGAGAAAGGATCAGAgaaagggagggcagagggagaatgGGAAGATCAGGAAGCTTTAGATTACTTCAGTGATAAAGAGTCtggaaaacaaaagtttaatgATTCAGAAGGGGATGACACAGAGGAGACAGAGGATTACAGACAGTTCAGGAAGTCAGTTCTTGCAGATCAGGGTAAAAATTTTGCTACTACATCTCACCGGAATACTGAGGAGGAAGGACCCAAGTACAAGTCCAAAGTTTCATTGAAAGGCAATAGAGAAAGTGATGgatttagagaagaaaaaaattataaacttaaAGAGACTGGATATGTAGTGGAAAGGCCTAGTACTACAAAAGATAAGCACAAGGAAGACGACAAAAACTCTGAGAGAATAACAGTAAAGAAAGAAACTCAGTCACCTGAGCAGGTAAAGTCTGAAAAGCTCAAAGACCTCTTTGATTACAGTCCCCCTCTACACAAGAATCTGGATGCACGAGAAAAGTCTACCTTCAGAGAGGAGAGCCCACTTAGGATCAAAATGATAGCCAGTGATTCTCACCGTCCTGAAGTCAAACTCAAAATGGCACCGGTTCCTCTTGATGATTCTAACAG ACCTGCTTCCTTGACTAAAGACAGGCTACTTGCTAGTACACTTGTCCATTCTGTCAAGAAGGAGCAAGAATTCCGATCCATCTTTGACCACATTAAGTTGCCACAGGCCAGCAAAAGCACTTCAGagtcatttattcaacacattgTGTCCTTGGTTCATCATGTTAAAG AGCAATACTTCAAATCACCTGCAATGACCCTAAACGAGAGATTCACTTCATATCAGAAAGCCACTGAAGAACATAGTACCCGGCAAAAGAGCCCTGAGATACACAG GAGAATTGACATCTCTCCAAGTGCCCTGAGGAAGCATACGCGTTTAGCAGGGGAAGAGAgagtttttaaggaagaaaatcaaaag GGAGATAAAAAATTAAGGTGTGATTCTGCTGATCTTCGACATGACATTGATCGtcggagaaaagaaagaagtaaagaacGGGGGGATTCCAAGGGCTCCAGGGAATCCAGTGGAtcaagaaagcaggaaaaaactCCAAAAGATTACAAGGAATACAAATCTTACAAAGATGACAG CAAAAATGTATTTGTCTTTTACACGGCTTATGGTGGATGA
- the BCLAF1 gene encoding bcl-2-associated transcription factor 1 isoform X3, with the protein MGRSNSRSHSSRSKSRSQSSSRSRSRSHSRKKRYSSRSRSRTYSRSRSRDRIYSRDYRRDYRNNRGMRRPYGYRGRGRGYYQGGGGRYHRGGYRPVWNRRHSRSPRRGRSRSRSPKRRSVSSQRSRSRSRRSYRSSRSPRSSSSRSSSPYSKSPVSKRRGSQEKQTKKAEGEPQEESPLKSKSQEEPKDTFEHDPSESVDEFNKSSATSGDIWPGLSAYDNSPRSPHSPSPIATPPSQSSSCSDAPMLSTVHSAKNTPSQHSHSIQHSPERSGSGSVGNGSSRYSPSQNSPIHHIPSRRSPAKTITPQNAPRDEARGRSSFYPDGGDQETAKTGKFLKRFTDEESRVFLLDRGNTRDKEAPKEKGSEKGRAEGEWEDQEALDYFSDKESGKQKFNDSEGDDTEETEDYRQFRKSVLADQGKNFATTSHRNTEEEGPKYKSKVSLKGNRESDGFREEKNYKLKETGYVVERPSTTKDKHKEDDKNSERITVKKETQSPEQVKSEKLKDLFDYSPPLHKNLDAREKSTFREESPLRIKMIASDSHRPEVKLKMAPVPLDDSNRPASLTKDRLLASTLVHSVKKEQEFRSIFDHIKLPQASKSTSESFIQHIVSLVHHVKEQYFKSPAMTLNERFTSYQKATEEHSTRQKSPEIHRRIDISPSALRKHTRLAGEERVFKEENQKGDKKLRCDSADLRHDIDRRRKERSKERGDSKGSRESSGSRKQEKTPKDYKEYKSYKDDSKHKSREQDHSRSSSSSASPSSPSSREEKESKKEREEEFKTHHELKEYSGFAGVSRPRGTFHDDRDDGVDYWAKRGRGRGTFQRGRGRFNFKKSGSSPKWTHDKYQGDGIVEDEEETMENNEEKKDRRKEEKE; encoded by the exons ATGGGTCGCTCCAATTCTAGATCACATTCTTCAAGATCAAAATCTAGATCACAGTCTAGTTCTCGATCAAGATCAAGATCACACTCTAGGAAGAAGAGATACAG ttctAGGTCTCGTTCCAGGACATATTCAAGATCTCGTAGTAGAGATCGTATTTATTCTAGAGATTATCGCCGAGATTACAGAAATAATAGAGGAATGAGGCGACCTTATGGGTACAGAGGAAGGGGTAGAGGGTATTACCAAGGAGGAGGAGGTAGATATCATCGAGGTGGATATAGACCTGTCTGGAATAGAAGACACTCCAGGAGTCCTAGACGAGGTCGTTCACGTTCCAGGAGTCCAAAAAGAAGATCTGTTTCTTCTCAAAGATCCCGAAGCAGATCTCGCCGGTCATATAGATCCTCTAGGTCTCCAAGATCATCGTCTTCTCGTTCTTCGTCCCCGTATAGCAAATCTCCTGTCTCTAAAAGACGAGGGTCtcaggaaaaacaaaccaaaaaagctGAAGGGGAGCCCCAAGAAGAGAGTCCTCTGAAAAGTAAATCGCAGGAGGAACCGAAAGATACATTTGAACATGACCCTTCTGAATCTGTGGATGAGTTTAATAAATCATCAGCCACATCTGGTGATATTTGGCCTGGCCTTTCAGCGTATGATAATAGTCCCAGATCGCCCCATAGTCCTTCACCAATCGCTACACCACCTAGTCAGAGTTCATCTTGCTCTGATGCCCCCATGCTCAGTACAGTCCACTCTGCAAAAAACACCCCCTCTCAGCATTCACATTCCATTCAGCATAGTCCTGAAAGGTCTGGGTCTGGTTCTGTTGGAAATGGATCTAGTAGATACAGTCCTTCACAGAATAGTCCAATTCATCACATCCCTTCACGAAGAAGCCCTGCAAAGACAATCACACCACAGAATGCTCCAAGAGATGAGGCTAGGGGACGTTCCTCATTTTATCCTGATGGTGGAGATCAGGAGACTGCAAAAACAGGAAAATTCTTAAAAAG GTTCACAGATGAAGAGTCTAGAGTATTCCTGCTTGATAGGGGTAATACCAGGGATAAAGAGGCTCCCAAGGAGAAAGGATCAGAgaaagggagggcagagggagaatgGGAAGATCAGGAAGCTTTAGATTACTTCAGTGATAAAGAGTCtggaaaacaaaagtttaatgATTCAGAAGGGGATGACACAGAGGAGACAGAGGATTACAGACAGTTCAGGAAGTCAGTTCTTGCAGATCAGGGTAAAAATTTTGCTACTACATCTCACCGGAATACTGAGGAGGAAGGACCCAAGTACAAGTCCAAAGTTTCATTGAAAGGCAATAGAGAAAGTGATGgatttagagaagaaaaaaattataaacttaaAGAGACTGGATATGTAGTGGAAAGGCCTAGTACTACAAAAGATAAGCACAAGGAAGACGACAAAAACTCTGAGAGAATAACAGTAAAGAAAGAAACTCAGTCACCTGAGCAGGTAAAGTCTGAAAAGCTCAAAGACCTCTTTGATTACAGTCCCCCTCTACACAAGAATCTGGATGCACGAGAAAAGTCTACCTTCAGAGAGGAGAGCCCACTTAGGATCAAAATGATAGCCAGTGATTCTCACCGTCCTGAAGTCAAACTCAAAATGGCACCGGTTCCTCTTGATGATTCTAACAG ACCTGCTTCCTTGACTAAAGACAGGCTACTTGCTAGTACACTTGTCCATTCTGTCAAGAAGGAGCAAGAATTCCGATCCATCTTTGACCACATTAAGTTGCCACAGGCCAGCAAAAGCACTTCAGagtcatttattcaacacattgTGTCCTTGGTTCATCATGTTAAAG AGCAATACTTCAAATCACCTGCAATGACCCTAAACGAGAGATTCACTTCATATCAGAAAGCCACTGAAGAACATAGTACCCGGCAAAAGAGCCCTGAGATACACAG GAGAATTGACATCTCTCCAAGTGCCCTGAGGAAGCATACGCGTTTAGCAGGGGAAGAGAgagtttttaaggaagaaaatcaaaag GGAGATAAAAAATTAAGGTGTGATTCTGCTGATCTTCGACATGACATTGATCGtcggagaaaagaaagaagtaaagaacGGGGGGATTCCAAGGGCTCCAGGGAATCCAGTGGAtcaagaaagcaggaaaaaactCCAAAAGATTACAAGGAATACAAATCTTACAAAGATGACAG taaACATAAAAGTAGAGAGCAAGATCATTCTCGATCTTCATCCTCTTCAGCATCACCTTCTTCTCCCAGTTCTCGAGAAGAAAAGGAGagtaagaaggaaagagaagaagaatttAAAACTCACCATGAACTGAAAGAATACTCAGGCTTTGCAGGAGTTAGCCGACCACGAGGAACCTTT catgatgacagagatgatggtGTGGATTATTGGGCCAAAAGAGGAAGAGGTCGTGGTACCTTTCAGCGTGGCAGAGGGCGCTTTAACTTCAAAAAATCAGGTAGCAGTCCAAAATGGACTCATGATAAATACCAAGGGGACGGGATTGTTGAAGATGAAGAGGAGACCAtggaaaataatgaagaaaagaagGACAGGCGCAAAGAAGAAAAG gaataa